Genomic segment of Methanolobus mangrovi:
CCTCACATTCCGGACCGCTCATGAACATTCCGAGATCTCCGCCAGGAACACCATTAATGGTGATCTTTGCATCGCCTCTTACTCCATTCCCGATGAAACGCTGTCCAAGAACATTATTGAGCACTATTTCCTTTACACCAGAAGCCACTGCTTCACGAATCATCTTATTCAACGGGGAGTAGTGCATACCTTTTACGTCTATTACTAAAGGATCCACTTCAATCAGGCCCCCACAGATTCTATTTTGAGTACATCAAGCAGACCCTGGTCAAGCATGTAACCACGGAGACGTTCACGGTTTCCGCGAAGACTCTCAATGCTGTTAAGACCTGCTGCACCCATTAGTTCACTTATTTCAAGTGTCCAGGCCTTGATAAGGTTTGCAACATGTTCTGCACCGATCTCCGGATCGATACGGTTAACCAATTCCGGTTTCTGGGTTGCAATACCCCATGGACAAAGACCACGATAGCAGTTTCCACATACGCGGCATCCTAATGCTATGAGTGAAGCTGTTCCAATGTAAACTGCATCAGCACCGAGTGCTATAGATTTTGTAATGTCAGCACTGTTGCGAATACCACCACTTGCGATCAGTGAAACTTCATTCCTGATACCCTGGTCGTTCAGTTTCTCATCTACTGCGGCGATAGCTGCCTCAATAGGAATACCGACATTGTCCCTGAATACCTTTGGTGCTGCACCGGTACCACCTTTGAAACCATCAACTACTACGGCATCTGCATCTGATCTTGCAATTCCTGCTGCAATTGCTGCCACATTATGTACTGCAGCGATCTTCACGAAGACAGGCTTTTCCCAGTTAGTGGCCTCCTTAAGACTGCGCACAAGCTGAGCAAGATCTTCTATACTGTAAATATCATGATGAGGAGCAGGACTGATAGCATCCGAACCCAATGGTATCATACGGGTACAGGATACATCTGCACATACCTTCTCTCCCGGAAGGTGACCACCGATACCTGGCTTGGCACCCTGGCCTACCTTGATCTCAATAGCTGCACCGCGTTCCAGATAATCAATATCGACACCGAAACGTCCTGATGCAATCTGGACTATTGTGTGATCCTGATATGGGTAAATAGCCTCGTGCATTCCTCCTTCACCAGTACCCATGAAAGTTCCGGTCTTTGCCACTGCCTTTGCAAGACTTAACTGTGCATTCAGGCTGATAGCACCGTAACTCATGTGACCTATCATAATAGGAGTG
This window contains:
- a CDS encoding glutamate synthase-related protein produces the protein MSLGSVPLKYKISIDRDQCMKCMRCVDNCSYGVYRIEDDKILIDSRKCTACHRCISMCPRDAINLQEKPVDYRSHPLWTAEAREDVINQARSGKIILAGMGNARDYPVIFDRLVLDACQVTNPSIDPLREPMELRTYIGKKPAKLEFTKNNGDIDLTTKLAPNLKLDTPIMIGHMSYGAISLNAQLSLAKAVAKTGTFMGTGEGGMHEAIYPYQDHTIVQIASGRFGVDIDYLERGAAIEIKVGQGAKPGIGGHLPGEKVCADVSCTRMIPLGSDAISPAPHHDIYSIEDLAQLVRSLKEATNWEKPVFVKIAAVHNVAAIAAGIARSDADAVVVDGFKGGTGAAPKVFRDNVGIPIEAAIAAVDEKLNDQGIRNEVSLIASGGIRNSADITKSIALGADAVYIGTASLIALGCRVCGNCYRGLCPWGIATQKPELVNRIDPEIGAEHVANLIKAWTLEISELMGAAGLNSIESLRGNRERLRGYMLDQGLLDVLKIESVGA